From the genome of Pleuronectes platessa chromosome 19, fPlePla1.1, whole genome shotgun sequence:
TTGTGTTGAACAAGCAACCTCAGTCATGGAATTTGggttgcaccccccccccccaagtgacTTCTTGAAGGGTCATTTAGAAAGATAGGCAACATTATTTCCTGGAAgtccatccatctatttattATTCTACATAAATGTTTCCCCCTTGGCATTCAAAACGCTTGTGTCACGTAAAAGGAGGATGTAACGGAGTAAAGTTCCTCACCGCAGGTCGGAGGCTGCCAAAGTCGGTGAGAGCCATCTTGTTATCTGCGGAAGGTCCTGCCTCGGAGTACTGGCCCCTTGTGACACCTGGTGACCTCGATCTGGGGCTCTGCAACGGAGAGAAGGATGTGTGAAGAGTTgaggggaaagaggagaaatgaACAGAGTGATTAAATAGACAAAGAGAAAGTCACAGTGAAATGTTATATCTGAGCAAAGATCAGAATAAGATATTTGACGAGTAAGTTAATTGTATCTTATTTAGTGTGGAAGTGTGGAAATCACTTTATAGCATTTGATATCTGATTTTAATTTGTTAGAATGACAGACAATTCATCATTTGAAGCCTAAAATCTGAAGGCCAATGTTTTTGTGATGTTCTCACCCTGATTAATCTGTAGCCGCTCCTCTTCTTAAAGTACCAGCAGCCCAGGATGAGCAGAGCTGCCAGGATGACCACCAGCAGAGCTATTCCCACTGCCCTGGATTACCAAAAACATACACAGAGTTTAAATTCATGGCTTTTACAATATCAACAGCAATATAGTTATGATGACCAAGATGTATATCAGAATACAAAAATCTCTGGTTCAATCAAAGCAACGATTCCTGAGttcaagggggaaaaaagagacatACTCCTCAGCTCTGACaaatcctcctctgctgctggcaAAATAGATGTTGAAGTCTCCGCGAGGCATTC
Proteins encoded in this window:
- the mlana gene encoding melanoma antigen recognized by T-cells 1 — protein: MRCNRTDGMPRGDFNIYFASSRGGFVRAEEAVGIALLVVILAALLILGCWYFKKRSGYRLIRSPRSRSPGVTRGQYSEAGPSADNKMALTDFGSLRPAVPNAPPAYEKISTGPMPPPYSP